One genomic segment of Streptomyces niveus includes these proteins:
- a CDS encoding NYN domain-containing protein — translation MSEAEINPDIAEVGARLERTNELLQRMLAEVAKTPSTHAIFVDAGYVYAAAGLLVAGTEDRRAFDLDAEGLIEAFIDKARTIFADSRLLRVYWYDGARRRIHTPEQQSIAELPDVKVRLGNLNANNQQKGVDSLIRTDLESLARHRAISDAALVGGDEDLVSAVEAAQGYGARVHLWGIEAGDGRNQAEPLLWEVDSQRTFDLEFWQPYVTRRPVTTYENEGDPPPSREQVRFIGAQIAATWLVGRGRVAMAELLPGHPYLPGPVDQDLLIEAEKLLQRSLRGHAVLRRALRDGFWQHLQAQF, via the coding sequence ATGAGCGAGGCAGAGATCAACCCCGACATCGCCGAGGTCGGCGCCCGTCTGGAGCGCACCAACGAGCTGCTCCAGCGGATGCTGGCCGAGGTCGCGAAGACCCCTTCCACCCACGCCATTTTCGTCGACGCGGGTTACGTCTACGCTGCGGCGGGATTACTGGTGGCGGGAACCGAGGACCGCCGGGCCTTCGATCTCGACGCCGAAGGGCTCATCGAGGCGTTCATCGACAAGGCACGCACGATCTTCGCGGACAGCAGGCTGCTGCGCGTCTACTGGTACGACGGCGCGCGGCGCCGTATCCACACGCCCGAGCAGCAGTCCATCGCCGAACTGCCCGACGTCAAGGTCCGCCTCGGCAATCTCAACGCGAACAACCAGCAGAAGGGCGTCGACTCACTGATCCGCACGGATCTCGAATCGCTCGCCAGACACCGCGCGATCAGCGACGCCGCGCTCGTGGGCGGTGACGAGGACCTGGTGTCCGCCGTCGAGGCCGCGCAGGGGTACGGCGCGCGCGTCCACCTCTGGGGCATCGAGGCCGGTGACGGGCGCAACCAGGCCGAGCCGCTGCTGTGGGAGGTCGACAGCCAGCGCACCTTCGACCTCGAATTCTGGCAGCCGTACGTGACGCGGCGGCCGGTCACGACGTACGAGAACGAGGGCGATCCGCCGCCCTCGCGCGAACAGGTGCGCTTCATCGGCGCGCAGATCGCGGCGACCTGGCTGGTGGGGCGGGGGCGGGTGGCGATGGCCGAGCTGCTGCCCGGCCATCCGTATCTGCCGGGGCCGGTCGACCAGGACCTGCTGATCGAGGCGGAGAAGCTGCTGCAGCGGTCCCTGCGCGGGCACGCGGTGCTGCGGCGGGCACTGCGCGACGGCTTCTGGCAGCACCTCCAGGCGCAGTTCTGA
- a CDS encoding alpha/beta fold hydrolase produces MSRPPTFTPPPCARALQLSTGRGPFAVLDARPEGTPRGTALLLPGYTGSKEDFIAMLEPLTAAGYRVVAVDGRGQYESKGPDSQEAYAQEELAADVLAQAAAAGAPVHLVGHSLGGQIARAAVLRDPEPFLTLTLISSGPARIAPSQQERVRLLSEALELTHMDMEQVWAGIRAMDPPEETDIDGASADLHRRWIGHNPAQLLATGRQLTVEPDRVAELAAVPDLPVHVMSGERDDTWPVPLLDDMARRLGARRTVIESAEHSPNTDQPLRTAAALGAFWAEAGRQRG; encoded by the coding sequence ATGAGCCGGCCGCCCACGTTCACTCCCCCGCCCTGTGCCCGCGCGCTCCAGCTGTCGACCGGGCGCGGGCCCTTCGCCGTACTCGACGCGCGCCCCGAGGGGACGCCGCGGGGCACCGCGCTCCTGCTGCCCGGATACACCGGCAGCAAGGAGGACTTCATCGCGATGCTGGAACCGCTCACCGCGGCCGGCTACCGCGTCGTCGCCGTGGACGGCCGCGGGCAGTACGAGTCCAAGGGCCCCGACTCCCAAGAGGCCTACGCCCAGGAGGAGTTGGCGGCGGATGTACTGGCACAGGCGGCGGCGGCCGGCGCCCCGGTCCATCTCGTGGGGCACTCGCTGGGCGGGCAGATCGCCCGCGCCGCCGTCCTGAGGGACCCGGAGCCGTTCCTGACGCTGACGCTGATCTCGTCGGGCCCCGCCCGCATCGCGCCCTCCCAGCAGGAGCGGGTACGGCTGCTGAGCGAGGCCCTGGAACTCACGCACATGGACATGGAGCAGGTCTGGGCGGGCATCCGCGCGATGGACCCACCTGAGGAGACGGATATCGACGGGGCCAGCGCGGATCTGCACCGTCGCTGGATCGGCCACAACCCGGCCCAACTGCTCGCCACGGGGCGGCAGTTGACGGTGGAGCCGGACCGGGTCGCCGAGCTGGCGGCCGTACCCGACCTGCCCGTCCATGTGATGTCGGGCGAGCGGGACGACACCTGGCCGGTGCCGTTGCTCGACGACATGGCGCGGCGGCTGGGCGCGCGCAGGACCGTGATCGAGAGCGCCGAACACTCGCCGAACACCGATCAGCCGCTCCGTACGGCCGCCGCGCTCGGCGCGTTCTGGGCCGAGGCAGGCCGGCAACGGGGCTGA
- a CDS encoding DUF6758 family protein, with product MRGEPGCPKCGGRVRAPGLFADSWQCDTHGTVHPMQPVIPPSVEALGVVVNRARVPVWMPWPLPVGWLFSGVAYAGDDRSGGRATAVACSGPGPLGGTGEMLLVAEELGVGLGARYAGIDGPDPGPHICGDKPPHAKLLAAGRPTPLWHVPGVPPDRAVFAGEALGLWLWAIVWPEQTGLLMYDELVLTDLRDAGAEVDLLPCGALSQRLLS from the coding sequence CCAGGTTGCCCGAAGTGCGGTGGCCGGGTCAGGGCGCCCGGTCTCTTCGCCGACTCCTGGCAGTGCGACACACACGGCACGGTCCATCCGATGCAGCCGGTGATACCGCCCAGTGTCGAAGCCCTGGGTGTCGTCGTGAACCGCGCCAGGGTCCCCGTCTGGATGCCCTGGCCGCTCCCCGTCGGCTGGCTCTTCTCCGGTGTGGCGTACGCGGGCGACGACCGCAGCGGCGGCCGCGCCACCGCCGTGGCCTGCTCCGGGCCCGGCCCGCTCGGTGGCACGGGCGAGATGCTGCTGGTCGCCGAGGAGCTCGGCGTGGGACTCGGGGCCCGTTACGCGGGGATCGACGGACCCGACCCCGGGCCGCACATCTGCGGCGACAAACCCCCGCACGCCAAGCTGCTGGCCGCCGGCCGCCCCACCCCGCTCTGGCACGTGCCCGGTGTCCCGCCCGACCGCGCGGTCTTCGCGGGCGAGGCGCTCGGGCTGTGGCTCTGGGCGATCGTCTGGCCGGAGCAGACGGGGCTGCTGATGTACGACGAGCTGGTGCTGACCGATCTGCGGGACGCGGGCGCCGAGGTGGATCTGCTGCCGTGCGGGGCCCTCTCACAGCGGCTGCTGAGCTGA
- a CDS encoding MarC family protein — protein sequence MFDAAVFGSLFLTLFVIMDPPGITPIFLALTSGRPAKVQRRMAWQAVAVAFGVITVFGILGQQILDYLHVSVPALMIAGGLLLLLIALDLLTGKTDEPKQTKDVNVALVPLGMPLLAGPGAIVSVILAVQHAEGAAAQVSVWAAIVAMHAVLWLTMRYSLVIIRLIKDGGVVLVTRLAGMMLSAIAVQQIINGITQVVQGA from the coding sequence GTGTTCGACGCCGCCGTTTTCGGCTCCCTCTTCCTGACCCTCTTCGTGATCATGGACCCGCCCGGGATCACGCCGATCTTCCTCGCCCTCACCTCCGGGCGCCCCGCCAAGGTCCAGCGCCGGATGGCCTGGCAGGCGGTGGCCGTCGCCTTCGGTGTCATCACCGTCTTCGGCATCCTCGGCCAGCAGATCCTCGACTATCTGCACGTCTCCGTCCCCGCGCTCATGATCGCGGGCGGGCTGCTCCTGCTGCTCATCGCGCTCGATCTGCTCACCGGCAAGACCGACGAGCCCAAGCAGACCAAGGACGTCAACGTCGCGCTCGTACCGCTCGGGATGCCGCTCCTGGCGGGCCCCGGCGCGATCGTCTCCGTGATCCTCGCCGTGCAGCACGCCGAAGGCGCGGCGGCGCAGGTGTCGGTGTGGGCGGCGATCGTGGCGATGCACGCAGTCCTCTGGCTGACGATGCGCTACTCGCTGGTGATCATCCGGCTCATCAAGGACGGCGGTGTGGTGCTGGTGACACGGCTCGCCGGAATGATGCTCTCGGCCATCGCCGTGCAGCAGATCATCAACGGCATCACCCAGGTCGTCCAAGGCGCGTGA
- a CDS encoding PHP domain-containing protein, with amino-acid sequence MRIDLHTHSTASDGTDTPAELVRNAAAAGLDVVALTDHDTTRGHAEAVKTLADLDSGLTLVTGAELSCRTDGVSLHMLAYLFDADEPQLLRERELVRDDRVPRARAIVAKLQELGAPITWEQVARIAGDGSIGRPHIASALVELGIVGSVDEAFGSRWLADHGRVHVPRHELDPFDAVRLVKAAGGVTVIAHPLARTRGAVVAEAAIARLAEAGLDGIEVDHMNHDEPTRARLRGLAAELGLLTTGSSDYHGSRKTVRLGDYSTDPEIYGEIVRRASGAFPVPGTGGQA; translated from the coding sequence GTGCGCATCGACCTGCACACCCACTCCACGGCGTCGGACGGCACGGACACCCCGGCCGAGCTGGTACGTAACGCCGCTGCCGCCGGTCTCGACGTCGTCGCGCTCACCGATCACGACACCACCCGGGGCCACGCCGAGGCCGTCAAGACCCTCGCCGATCTCGACAGCGGACTCACGCTGGTCACCGGCGCCGAGCTCTCCTGCCGGACCGACGGTGTGAGCTTGCACATGCTGGCGTACCTCTTCGACGCCGACGAGCCGCAACTGCTGCGCGAGCGCGAGCTGGTGCGCGACGACCGGGTGCCGCGCGCGCGGGCGATCGTGGCCAAGCTCCAGGAACTCGGCGCGCCGATCACCTGGGAGCAGGTCGCCCGGATCGCCGGGGACGGCTCGATCGGCCGCCCGCACATCGCCTCGGCGCTCGTCGAACTGGGCATCGTGGGCTCGGTCGACGAGGCGTTCGGCTCCCGCTGGCTCGCCGACCACGGACGGGTGCACGTGCCCCGGCACGAACTCGACCCCTTCGACGCGGTCCGGCTGGTCAAGGCCGCCGGCGGTGTCACCGTCATCGCGCATCCGCTGGCCCGGACCCGGGGCGCGGTCGTGGCGGAGGCGGCGATCGCGCGGCTGGCCGAGGCGGGGCTCGACGGCATCGAGGTCGACCACATGAACCACGACGAGCCCACGCGCGCACGGCTGCGTGGACTCGCCGCCGAGCTGGGCCTGCTCACCACGGGCTCCAGCGACTACCACGGCAGCCGCAAGACCGTCCGGCTCGGGGACTACAGCACCGACCCGGAGATCTACGGCGAGATCGTCAGGCGCGCTTCGGGCGCGTTCCCGGTGCCCGGCACGGGCGGACAGGCGTAA
- a CDS encoding DEAD/DEAH box helicase — MTLPVALSGKDVIGQAKTGTGKTLGFGLPLLERVTVPADVEAGRAAPELLTNAPQALVVVPTRELCQQVTNDLQTAGKVRNVRVLAIYGGRAYEPQVEALKKGVDVVVGTPGRLLDLAGQRKLDLSHVRGLVLDEADEMLDLGFLPDVERIIQLLPAKRQTMLFSATMPGAVIGLARRYMSQPTHISATSPDDAGATVANTTQRVYRAHSMDKPEMVARILQAEGRGLAMIFCRTKRTAADIADQLAQRGFASGAVHGDLGQGAREQALRAFRNGKVDVLVCTDVAARGIDVEGVTHVINYQSPEEEKTYLHRIGRTGRAGASGIAVTLVDWDDIPRWQLINKALDLGFPDPPETYSTSPHLFEELSIPAGTKGILPRTDRTRAGLSAEQVEDLGETGGRGRKSAGPSSSARASASVKEERPARTRTPRQRRRTRGGTPLEAGEAQTVTTTAPEATAAVDTAEGADGTEPRVPRRRRRTRVSVPAEAADAVATTVAQPAADVFVEPLAEPKADADAEVATKPRRRRTRAAKPAVEAVDTVETAAVPVVTDSDTETKTETKPRRRTRAKATVEAEPAKAAATEADAPAAEAKPRRRRTRAAVAQPES, encoded by the coding sequence ATGACCCTTCCGGTCGCGCTGTCCGGCAAGGACGTGATCGGCCAGGCCAAGACCGGCACCGGCAAGACGCTCGGCTTCGGCCTGCCGCTCCTGGAGCGCGTCACCGTCCCCGCCGACGTCGAGGCGGGCCGGGCCGCCCCCGAGCTGCTGACCAACGCCCCGCAGGCCCTCGTGGTCGTCCCCACCCGCGAGCTGTGCCAGCAGGTCACCAACGACCTCCAGACCGCCGGCAAGGTGCGCAACGTGCGCGTGCTGGCGATCTACGGCGGTCGTGCCTACGAGCCGCAGGTCGAGGCCCTGAAGAAGGGCGTCGACGTGGTCGTCGGCACCCCCGGCCGGCTCCTCGACCTGGCGGGCCAGCGCAAGCTCGACCTGTCACACGTGCGCGGACTCGTTCTCGACGAGGCCGACGAGATGCTCGACCTGGGCTTCCTGCCCGACGTCGAGCGGATCATCCAGCTGCTGCCGGCGAAGCGCCAGACGATGCTGTTCTCGGCCACCATGCCGGGCGCGGTCATCGGTCTCGCCCGCCGCTACATGTCGCAGCCGACGCACATCAGCGCGACGTCCCCGGACGACGCGGGCGCGACGGTCGCCAACACCACGCAGCGCGTCTACCGCGCCCACTCCATGGACAAGCCGGAGATGGTCGCGCGCATCCTCCAGGCCGAGGGCCGCGGGCTGGCGATGATCTTCTGCCGTACGAAGCGTACGGCCGCCGACATCGCCGACCAGCTCGCCCAGCGCGGCTTCGCCTCGGGCGCCGTCCACGGCGACCTTGGCCAGGGAGCGCGTGAGCAGGCGCTGCGGGCGTTCCGCAACGGCAAGGTGGACGTTCTGGTCTGCACCGACGTCGCCGCCCGCGGTATCGACGTCGAGGGCGTGACGCACGTCATCAACTACCAGTCGCCCGAGGAGGAGAAGACCTACCTCCACCGCATCGGCCGCACCGGCCGCGCGGGCGCGTCCGGCATCGCCGTGACGCTGGTCGACTGGGACGACATCCCCCGCTGGCAGCTGATCAACAAGGCGCTGGACCTGGGCTTCCCGGACCCGCCGGAGACGTACTCGACATCGCCGCACCTCTTCGAGGAGCTCAGCATCCCCGCGGGGACGAAGGGCATCCTGCCGCGTACCGACCGGACGCGTGCCGGTCTGTCCGCGGAGCAGGTCGAGGACCTCGGTGAGACGGGCGGCCGCGGTCGCAAGTCCGCCGGTCCGTCGTCGTCGGCGCGGGCGTCCGCCTCCGTGAAGGAGGAGCGTCCGGCACGTACGCGCACGCCCCGGCAGCGCCGCCGTACGCGCGGCGGGACTCCCCTGGAGGCCGGCGAGGCGCAGACGGTGACGACGACGGCTCCGGAGGCGACCGCGGCGGTCGACACCGCCGAGGGCGCCGACGGTACCGAGCCGCGCGTCCCGCGCCGTCGCCGGCGTACGCGCGTGAGCGTGCCCGCCGAGGCGGCCGACGCGGTCGCCACGACCGTGGCGCAGCCCGCGGCCGACGTGTTCGTCGAGCCGCTCGCCGAGCCGAAGGCCGACGCCGATGCCGAGGTGGCCACCAAGCCCCGCCGTCGCCGTACGCGCGCCGCCAAGCCCGCGGTCGAGGCCGTGGACACCGTCGAGACCGCGGCCGTGCCCGTGGTCACCGACAGCGACACCGAAACGAAGACCGAGACCAAGCCCCGGCGGCGTACGCGCGCCAAGGCCACGGTCGAGGCCGAGCCGGCGAAGGCCGCCGCGACGGAGGCCGACGCCCCCGCCGCCGAGGCCAAGCCGCGCCGCCGCCGTACGCGCGCGGCGGTCGCCCAGCCCGAGAGCTGA